The Terriglobales bacterium genomic sequence TGTGTCCATAGATTGAGACGCAGGCAATCCTCGCCTGGGACCGTGGCCGCCGCGCCACGATGCAGCACGAACTGATCTTCGTCGGAGGTCGCAAGGTTTTTCCCGTCGGTATTGAAGTGCGCAGAGTCCTGATTCGGGCAAACGCGTCCATATTGCAATGCGTTGCGAACCCCACTCCAGGGTTCGGGCTTGATTGGCGGCATGAAGCGCCTGGCACCAGACGTGGATGCGCCATAAGGTACGCCTTTGAAAATGTACACACCGTTCCGCCTGAAGCCGCGGATTTTTCCGCTGGTTGTTTCTGCGACCGTCACTGCGTCAGAAGCGGTAACCGTGCCACGTTCCCGGCTTGCTGTCGGTTTTGTTTTCGGAAGCGCTTCCGGCGTGGGATGTGCTATCGAAGTGGTGGGTAAGATGACCGAACCGGCTAATTGTGCTCCCAGGGTTGCTATGCCGCTGATGAAGGAACGCCGTCCCTGGGAAGCAACTCCTAGCCCGTGCTTCACGTTTTTGTGCACATGCGGATCTTTCATCGAATCCTCCAGGAGTTCATCGTTTTGCTCGAAGAAGGCTTCAGACTTCGCATTTCACAGCATCAATTGGCCGCCGTTCACCTCGATAGTCTCACCCACTACGTAGCTGGCGGCTTCGGAGGCCAAAAAGGCGATCACGTTCGCGCATTCCATAGCTGTGCCCACGCGGCCGAGGGGAATTGCGGCGACGAAATTGCGCATCATCTCCGGCGTCGAGAACACTTCGTGAAAGGGAGTGTCGATTACACCTGGGGAGACGGCATTGACGCGCACGCCATATGGAGCAAGTTCCTTAGCCAGGGATTTGGTGTACGTGATCAGTCCGCCTTTCGCCGCAGAATACGGGCCCGCGCCTGGTCCTCCGCCACTTCGACCGGCGATCGAGACGACGTTGATGATCGCGCCTCTCTTGCGCTCGACCATCGATGAAGCTACCGCCTTCGAGCAAAGTGCGGCGCTGGTGAGATTGAGATTGAAGATCTCGTTCCACGTGGCTTCGTCGAGCTCAGCCACTGTCATACGGCGCAACAGCGAACCCGCGTTATTGACGAGAATATCGATGGGCCCAAGCTGCTCCGTTGCGTTCTTCACCATCGA encodes the following:
- a CDS encoding glucose 1-dehydrogenase; its protein translation is MQNYLDLTGKVALITGASSGIGAATASVFAELGAKVAIGYHSNGDGAAHVQRQIGDAGGKAISIRADMRKSCEIQSMVKNATEQLGPIDILVNNAGSLLRRMTVAELDEATWNEIFNLNLTSAALCSKAVASSMVERKRGAIINVVSIAGRSGGGPGAGPYSAAKGGLITYTKSLAKELAPYGVRVNAVSPGVIDTPFHEVFSTPEMMRNFVAAIPLGRVGTAMECANVIAFLASEAASYVVGETIEVNGGQLML